The Spirosoma oryzicola genome contains a region encoding:
- a CDS encoding IS110 family transposase — translation MSGQNRSKTKTSNKDDKPLKALLHNGIMSGIQHSQQLKTYYIRKTAEGK, via the coding sequence TTGTCAGGTCAAAATAGGAGCAAAACCAAAACCAGTAACAAAGATGATAAGCCTTTGAAAGCCTTATTGCACAATGGAATTATGTCCGGCATACAGCACTCCCAACAACTGAAAACGTATTACATTCGTAAAACGGCCGAAGGAAAATGA
- a CDS encoding SRPBCC family protein — protein MNDFTVDKTAKTVTFSREFDAELSLVWDAYTKPELLDQWWAPKPWISKTKVMDFIVGGRRFYAMVSPEGDEHWSIQRYTSISPKTNFTLWNAFADKDENPELPGSEWDLSFSEHTGKTTVRIRIYNESLVRMEKMLAMGFKEGTAMNLKNLEELLATLSK, from the coding sequence ATGAACGATTTCACCGTTGACAAAACCGCAAAAACAGTAACCTTTTCCCGCGAGTTTGATGCCGAGCTGTCCTTGGTATGGGATGCCTACACCAAGCCAGAACTTTTAGATCAATGGTGGGCACCTAAACCCTGGATCTCAAAAACAAAAGTTATGGACTTTATCGTGGGTGGCCGCCGGTTTTATGCCATGGTCAGCCCCGAAGGAGACGAGCATTGGTCAATTCAACGCTACACCTCCATTAGTCCCAAAACCAATTTTACATTATGGAATGCGTTTGCCGATAAAGATGAAAACCCGGAGTTGCCTGGTTCAGAATGGGATTTAAGTTTCAGCGAGCATACGGGGAAGACGACGGTACGGATCCGTATTTATAATGAATCGCTTGTACGCATGGAGAAGATGCTTGCCATGGGCTTTAAGGAAGGAACGGCCATGAATCTGAAAAACCTGGAGGAGTTGCTGGCCACTTTATCGAAGTAA
- a CDS encoding YhdH/YhfP family quinone oxidoreductase — translation MDKTFQCLLVSSNETGGYDTTISTKQVIDLPAGDVLIRVHYSSLNYKDALSASGNKGVTRSYPHTPGIDAAGVVEASHSTGWQPGDEVIVTGFDLGMNTSGGFAQYIRAPANWIVRRPESLTLRESMIYGTAGFTAGLSVAALLKNGLTPDHGTVLVTGATGGVGSVAVGILHRLGFAVTAMSGKATAHDFLTSLGATDIIPRSDMDDTSGKALLKSRFAGAIDTVGGNVLATVIKSTEYGGTVTCCGNVNGGDLPLSVFPFILRGVQLVGIDSVQFPIDQRAAVWERLANDWKPAALELMTHEIGLAALPEAIQTILKGQMQGRTLVRID, via the coding sequence ATGGATAAAACCTTTCAGTGCCTGCTCGTTTCTTCGAATGAAACAGGTGGCTACGACACCACAATCTCTACGAAACAGGTAATCGATTTGCCTGCTGGAGATGTATTGATTCGGGTTCACTATTCTTCGTTGAATTACAAAGATGCCCTATCCGCTTCGGGCAACAAAGGTGTAACGAGAAGCTATCCACATACACCGGGAATAGACGCTGCGGGGGTTGTCGAGGCTTCCCATAGCACCGGCTGGCAACCAGGTGACGAAGTTATTGTTACCGGTTTCGATCTGGGAATGAATACAAGCGGAGGGTTCGCTCAGTACATTCGTGCACCAGCCAACTGGATTGTTAGACGGCCTGAATCGCTGACACTGCGGGAGAGTATGATCTACGGAACTGCTGGATTCACAGCCGGATTGAGTGTAGCCGCTCTGCTCAAAAACGGTTTAACTCCTGATCATGGAACCGTTTTGGTGACAGGCGCTACGGGTGGCGTAGGCTCGGTTGCGGTCGGTATTTTGCACCGACTGGGGTTTGCCGTAACAGCCATGAGCGGTAAGGCAACTGCCCACGACTTTTTGACTTCACTCGGAGCAACTGACATTATTCCGCGTTCGGATATGGACGATACGTCTGGTAAAGCCCTGTTAAAATCTCGTTTTGCCGGAGCTATTGATACCGTCGGTGGCAATGTATTGGCTACGGTCATTAAGAGCACCGAATACGGTGGGACCGTAACCTGCTGCGGTAACGTCAACGGTGGGGATCTACCTCTTTCTGTCTTTCCTTTTATTTTACGGGGTGTTCAATTAGTAGGGATCGATTCCGTGCAATTTCCCATTGATCAGCGAGCGGCTGTTTGGGAACGCTTAGCTAACGACTGGAAACCCGCTGCCCTTGAATTGATGACGCATGAGATTGGCTTAGCTGCGCTTCCTGAAGCTATTCAGACGATTTTGAAAGGCCAGATGCAGGGACGCACTTTGGTCAGAATCGATTAA
- a CDS encoding nuclear transport factor 2 family protein codes for MKLPTHIEGFIKAQNEKDSTTFTHYFTDNATVYDEGHSYSGRAEIRKWIQHATETYQMQTKPIDYQQAGASAILTVEVRETFPGSPAVMKYHLELDDSLIRSLRFTG; via the coding sequence ATGAAACTACCTACCCATATCGAAGGCTTTATAAAAGCACAAAACGAGAAGGACAGCACCACATTTACGCACTATTTTACGGACAACGCCACCGTTTACGATGAAGGACATTCCTATTCAGGCAGAGCCGAAATCAGGAAATGGATACAGCATGCGACTGAAACGTATCAAATGCAGACAAAACCAATTGATTATCAGCAAGCGGGAGCATCGGCCATACTAACTGTAGAAGTAAGGGAAACATTTCCAGGGAGCCCGGCAGTAATGAAGTACCACCTTGAACTGGACGATTCCTTGATCCGTTCATTACGCTTCACAGGGTAA
- a CDS encoding DUF1304 domain-containing protein: MKLIADLLIALVAIEHLYILWLEMFAWTTKGRQTFKSLPPNLFEPTKSLAANQGLYNGFLAAGLIWSLLIKNDVWGKNVAHFFLGCVIVAGVFGALTAQKSIFYVQALPAMVALLFVLLS, encoded by the coding sequence ATGAAACTTATTGCTGATTTACTCATTGCACTCGTAGCCATTGAGCACCTCTATATTCTTTGGCTGGAAATGTTCGCCTGGACGACTAAAGGGCGGCAGACGTTTAAATCATTGCCGCCGAATTTGTTTGAGCCGACAAAATCGCTGGCCGCTAATCAAGGCTTATATAATGGATTTTTGGCTGCCGGTCTTATCTGGTCATTATTGATTAAAAATGATGTATGGGGCAAAAACGTTGCCCATTTCTTTCTGGGCTGCGTGATTGTAGCGGGAGTGTTTGGTGCGCTGACGGCTCAGAAATCAATCTTTTATGTGCAGGCTCTTCCGGCCATGGTAGCGCTGCTTTTCGTATTACTCTCGTAA
- a CDS encoding DUF998 domain-containing protein has product MTFYLALLTTLLLLIGMTFFGWRKPAYSHWQHTISELGEVGSLLSPRVSYGLFLPIGLLLGLLAWLAESTPIAGLAGCVATGYIVAALFPCDAGSPLWGSSRQQIHNLGGAVEYIGSAYYLTQLSAQSLGIEGNLYSIAAGSSLFGSLLLSNPGLPLRGFVQRMMEGMLFGSLMLALAT; this is encoded by the coding sequence ATGACGTTCTACTTAGCTCTTCTTACTACCTTATTATTACTGATAGGCATGACTTTCTTTGGCTGGCGTAAGCCCGCTTACTCGCATTGGCAACATACCATCAGCGAGCTTGGCGAAGTGGGTAGTCTGCTGTCCCCCCGGGTCAGTTATGGCTTGTTTTTACCCATAGGCTTACTGTTGGGACTATTGGCATGGTTAGCTGAGTCAACGCCAATCGCTGGTTTAGCGGGGTGTGTGGCAACGGGCTACATCGTAGCGGCTTTGTTTCCCTGTGATGCGGGCTCCCCCTTGTGGGGTAGTAGTCGCCAACAGATTCATAATCTAGGGGGAGCCGTTGAGTACATAGGCAGTGCTTATTATCTAACTCAACTTAGTGCTCAATCGCTGGGCATTGAGGGCAATCTCTATTCAATAGCAGCGGGTAGCTCATTGTTCGGTAGCCTTCTATTATCCAATCCGGGCTTGCCCCTTCGGGGTTTTGTTCAACGGATGATGGAAGGGATGCTCTTCGGCTCGTTAATGCTTGCTCTAGCTACGTAA
- a CDS encoding FRG domain-containing protein, translating to MNQVRATSWNQLMEYLYEDAWMPTIQRFRPPFAFRGLPDESYTLNTSLMRMSENCDQIEGHLLRNFKKYALHNVTERDSFWYWLSVAQHHGLPTRLMDWTFSPYVALHFVTADVELYDRDGVIWCLDYKKVHQELPKALSHLLAEEGADVFTIDMLSDILSLRDFDAQADNTFALFFEPPSIDDRIVNQYALFSVMSNPTIGLESWLNERPDTYRKIRVAQELKWEIRDKLDQANINERVLFPGLDGLSRWLRRQYMQSVDRQVLNNSDELLR from the coding sequence ATGAATCAAGTACGCGCCACATCCTGGAATCAGCTCATGGAGTATCTATACGAAGACGCCTGGATGCCAACCATCCAACGTTTTCGGCCGCCTTTTGCCTTTCGGGGATTACCTGACGAGTCGTATACGCTGAACACATCGTTGATGCGGATGAGCGAAAACTGCGATCAAATTGAAGGCCATTTGTTACGCAACTTTAAGAAATATGCGCTTCATAATGTAACTGAACGAGACTCCTTCTGGTACTGGCTTTCGGTCGCACAACATCATGGATTACCAACGCGCCTGATGGATTGGACATTTTCGCCTTATGTGGCTCTCCATTTTGTTACGGCGGACGTAGAACTCTACGACCGAGACGGCGTTATTTGGTGCCTGGATTATAAAAAAGTGCATCAAGAACTGCCAAAAGCCCTGAGTCATTTGCTGGCGGAAGAAGGAGCAGACGTGTTTACAATAGACATGCTGAGTGATATTCTTTCGTTGCGGGACTTTGACGCTCAGGCCGATAACACTTTTGCGTTGTTTTTCGAACCGCCATCAATTGATGATCGCATCGTTAATCAATACGCCCTGTTTTCTGTTATGTCTAACCCAACGATCGGTTTAGAAAGCTGGTTAAACGAACGACCCGACACGTACCGAAAAATTCGGGTTGCACAAGAACTGAAATGGGAAATCCGGGATAAACTTGATCAGGCTAACATCAACGAGCGGGTTCTTTTCCCCGGGTTAGATGGTCTTAGTCGCTGGTTACGAAGGCAATACATGCAGTCTGTAGATCGCCAGGTGCTGAATAACTCAGACGAGCTATTGCGGTAA
- a CDS encoding winged helix-turn-helix transcriptional regulator: protein MYERKTMPDLQCGLDLIGEVLYGKWKIRLLWFIHQGFQRPSELQRKIPGASRRVLNVQLKELENHELVSKVIYPVLPPKVEYYLTDFGQSLIPIIGAIGQWGDEHEERLRTLIIKTMQP from the coding sequence ATGTACGAACGAAAGACGATGCCCGACTTGCAGTGTGGTCTGGACCTAATTGGTGAGGTGCTATATGGAAAATGGAAGATTCGTCTTTTATGGTTTATCCACCAAGGCTTTCAACGCCCAAGCGAGCTACAGCGAAAAATTCCGGGTGCCTCCCGCCGGGTACTGAATGTGCAGTTGAAGGAGTTGGAAAACCACGAGTTGGTATCTAAGGTGATTTACCCGGTACTTCCGCCGAAAGTTGAATACTATCTTACCGATTTTGGCCAATCACTCATTCCCATTATTGGTGCGATTGGCCAGTGGGGCGATGAGCATGAGGAGCGACTCCGGACGCTTATTATAAAGACCATGCAGCCTTAG
- a CDS encoding glycoside hydrolase family 130 protein: MIRERISKAFTTGILLALAWLTICSTATAQDWTLGPFVRPAGANPVISPNPKSTFPDPMSGQRVAWEASDVFNPAAVIRKKKIYVLYRSEDKSGQGIGKRTSRLGLATSKNGLRMKRRSLPVFYPADDSQKEFEWPGGCEDPRIAVTPEGIYVMLYTQWNRQVPRLAVATSKNLTTWTKHGPAFYQAYGGRFKDLASKSASIVTRLVKGRQVITRVNGKYLMYWGEKFMNIATSDDLVNWEPMLDEGGALKAVLTTRLHYFDSDLTECGPPAILTDKGILVLYNGKNKPGPGRDTAYTANTYAAGQVLFDQHDPSRVIARLDKPFFVPTEPFEKSGQYPAGTVFVEGLVYHRGQWFLYYGCADSRVAVAVYDPQSK, from the coding sequence ATGATTCGCGAAAGAATCAGTAAAGCATTTACAACGGGGATCCTCCTAGCCCTGGCATGGCTGACGATTTGCTCAACCGCAACCGCGCAGGACTGGACCCTGGGCCCTTTCGTTCGGCCGGCTGGTGCAAATCCCGTTATTTCCCCTAACCCCAAAAGCACCTTTCCAGATCCGATGAGTGGCCAACGCGTTGCTTGGGAGGCTAGTGATGTGTTCAACCCAGCAGCGGTCATTCGCAAAAAAAAGATCTACGTCCTCTATCGGTCCGAAGACAAGTCGGGACAGGGCATTGGCAAACGCACATCCCGGTTGGGCCTGGCGACTAGTAAAAATGGCCTGCGCATGAAGCGCCGTTCGTTGCCTGTATTCTATCCCGCCGATGACAGTCAGAAAGAGTTCGAGTGGCCGGGTGGCTGCGAAGATCCTCGCATTGCAGTAACCCCGGAAGGCATCTATGTTATGCTGTACACCCAGTGGAACAGGCAGGTGCCGAGGCTGGCTGTGGCTACATCTAAAAACCTGACCACCTGGACTAAACATGGTCCCGCCTTCTACCAAGCCTATGGGGGCAGGTTCAAAGACCTAGCCAGCAAGTCAGCCTCTATTGTAACCAGACTGGTAAAGGGTCGGCAAGTGATCACCCGCGTGAATGGCAAATACCTGATGTACTGGGGTGAAAAGTTCATGAACATCGCCACCTCAGATGATTTGGTGAATTGGGAACCCATGCTGGATGAAGGGGGCGCATTGAAAGCCGTGCTCACCACCCGACTCCATTATTTCGACAGCGACCTGACCGAATGTGGCCCGCCTGCGATCTTGACCGATAAAGGCATACTGGTTCTCTATAACGGTAAAAACAAGCCGGGACCGGGCCGAGATACGGCTTACACAGCAAACACCTATGCCGCAGGCCAGGTGTTGTTTGATCAGCATGATCCATCCCGGGTTATAGCCCGCCTGGACAAACCCTTTTTTGTGCCGACTGAGCCGTTCGAAAAAAGTGGCCAATACCCGGCTGGAACCGTATTTGTAGAAGGCTTGGTCTATCATCGGGGTCAGTGGTTTCTGTATTATGGCTGTGCTGACAGTCGGGTGGCCGTAGCGGTGTATGACCCGCAAAGTAAGTAG
- a CDS encoding gamma carbonic anhydrase family protein produces MFYDQVSIAEESSLWPYSVIRAEINEVIIGWRVNIQDFVMIHIGEKHPVIIGDNTSITHRDAIHEAKIGKNCLIVIGAILTDGCEIGDNSIVVPGTLVRENMVFNPNP; encoded by the coding sequence TTGTTTTACGATCAGGTATCCATTGCGGAGGAAAGCTCTTTGTGGCCGTATTCAGTCATTCGGGCCGAGATAAACGAAGTTATAATAGGCTGGCGTGTCAATATCCAAGATTTTGTCATGATTCATATTGGCGAAAAACACCCCGTTATTATCGGTGATAATACGTCGATAACACACCGGGATGCCATTCACGAAGCAAAAATCGGCAAAAACTGCCTTATTGTAATTGGAGCCATTTTAACGGATGGTTGCGAGATTGGCGACAATAGTATTGTAGTTCCTGGGACTTTAGTCCGGGAAAACATGGTGTTTAACCCAAATCCTTGA
- a CDS encoding ArsR/SmtB family transcription factor produces the protein MRRDIFQAIADPTRRAIITLIALQAMTPNAIADHFNSTRQAVSKHLRILTECQLVKPQHQGREIYYSLEVEKLKEVDQWVNQFRELWETRYHQLDNVLATLKKQGQ, from the coding sequence ATGAGACGAGATATTTTTCAGGCCATTGCTGACCCCACCCGACGGGCAATCATCACCCTGATCGCCCTGCAGGCCATGACGCCCAACGCCATTGCCGATCACTTCAACTCTACCCGGCAAGCCGTTTCCAAACACCTGCGCATCCTCACCGAATGCCAATTGGTCAAACCTCAACACCAAGGCCGGGAGATCTATTACTCCCTGGAAGTGGAAAAACTAAAAGAGGTGGATCAGTGGGTGAACCAATTTAGGGAACTATGGGAAACCCGTTATCATCAACTTGACAACGTATTAGCAACCCTTAAAAAACAAGGACAATGA
- a CDS encoding helix-turn-helix domain-containing protein: protein MKRESLHQPFEIVYKTLDECSKEEHRHLFFELVYVISGTGIQCINQNRFSYRTGHMFLLTPDDCHSFDIETTTEFFFLRFTDIYIKSKAFHTEDIQRLEFILQNANHQPGCVLKNLPDKQLVRPIVEAIIREYVNRDLYNQELIGQLVNTLIVIVARNIARYMPEKTNAQTDERALAILNYIQNHIYEPEKIRAEAVSQHFGISETYLGRYFKKHTGVTLQQYITNYRTKLIEARLLHSTMRINEIAAELGFTDESHLNKFFRKQKGLSPTVFRKNGLRTTSV, encoded by the coding sequence ATGAAACGAGAAAGTCTTCATCAGCCGTTTGAGATCGTTTATAAAACGCTTGATGAGTGTTCAAAGGAGGAACATCGGCATTTGTTCTTTGAACTGGTCTACGTTATTTCGGGTACGGGGATTCAATGCATCAACCAGAATCGGTTTTCGTACCGAACCGGTCATATGTTTTTACTGACGCCTGACGATTGTCATTCGTTCGATATCGAAACGACAACGGAGTTCTTTTTCCTACGCTTCACGGATATCTATATAAAATCAAAAGCATTTCACACCGAAGACATTCAACGGCTTGAGTTTATTCTCCAAAACGCCAACCACCAACCGGGCTGCGTTTTGAAAAACTTACCAGATAAACAGTTGGTACGACCGATAGTAGAAGCTATTATTCGTGAGTATGTCAATCGTGACCTGTACAACCAGGAGTTAATCGGTCAGTTAGTGAATACATTGATTGTGATTGTAGCCCGTAACATTGCGCGCTACATGCCCGAAAAGACGAACGCCCAAACGGATGAGCGGGCTTTAGCTATCCTAAATTACATTCAGAACCATATCTACGAACCCGAAAAAATCAGGGCGGAAGCAGTTAGCCAACATTTCGGCATCTCCGAAACCTATCTTGGACGATATTTCAAGAAACACACGGGTGTAACTCTTCAGCAATACATTACCAACTACCGAACGAAGCTAATTGAAGCTCGGCTATTACATAGTACTATGCGCATCAATGAAATTGCCGCAGAACTAGGCTTCACTGATGAAAGTCATCTCAACAAGTTTTTCAGAAAACAGAAAGGATTAAGTCCGACTGTATTTCGTAAGAATGGGTTACGTACAACGTCGGTTTGA
- a CDS encoding peroxiredoxin family protein: MSDSLITLSQYKGQVIYLSFWFATCGACIQEMLYENKLVEQFKDKPVKIVSICIGTPGTANNQQLLKWKAASKRFGLKTIDLYANSAWTKTLSEKYIVSTYPHYVLIGADGNIIENFAERPSQGIAAKIEWALAAGRN, encoded by the coding sequence GTGAGTGATTCGCTCATCACGCTTAGTCAGTACAAAGGTCAGGTGATTTACTTAAGTTTTTGGTTCGCGACCTGTGGTGCATGCATTCAGGAAATGCTCTATGAGAACAAACTCGTTGAGCAGTTTAAGGATAAACCCGTCAAAATTGTTAGTATCTGCATTGGCACACCAGGAACGGCCAATAATCAACAATTGCTGAAGTGGAAAGCGGCCTCGAAGCGGTTTGGTCTAAAGACCATTGATCTCTACGCTAATAGTGCCTGGACCAAAACGTTGAGTGAAAAATACATAGTGAGCACATATCCTCACTATGTGCTGATTGGTGCCGACGGAAACATTATCGAAAACTTTGCCGAGCGTCCCAGCCAAGGCATTGCCGCGAAGATTGAATGGGCCTTAGCCGCAGGACGTAACTAA
- a CDS encoding NADP-dependent oxidoreductase, which translates to MRAIVLNEFGGVDQLVITDVPKPTIKEDEVLIKVKAISINPVDVKTRAGKGIAGRLRDNRPLIIGWDISGTITEVGEQVTDFKIGDDVFGMVNFPGHGKAYAEYVAAPASQLAVKPATVSHQEAAAATLAALTAYQAFMHKAPVHPGQRLLIHAAAGGVGHFAVQLAKHLGAYVIGTSSAANKEFVLSLGADEHIDYTTERFEEAVSDIDLVLDLVGGQNIVRSLEVIKSGGTLISIPTGISDELAAQAKANDVTAFFFLVQSNGADMQQIATLLDQGALKSHVSQTYSFDNMEKAHLQQETGKTKGKLVITLD; encoded by the coding sequence ATGAGAGCAATCGTACTAAATGAATTTGGGGGTGTCGATCAACTTGTAATCACAGACGTGCCAAAGCCAACAATAAAGGAAGATGAAGTCCTTATCAAGGTAAAAGCAATTAGTATTAATCCTGTTGACGTAAAAACCAGAGCGGGCAAAGGCATTGCCGGACGGCTGCGGGATAACCGTCCGCTTATTATCGGTTGGGATATTTCCGGTACCATCACCGAGGTGGGCGAGCAGGTCACCGATTTTAAAATTGGCGATGACGTATTTGGCATGGTTAATTTTCCGGGGCATGGGAAAGCTTACGCTGAATACGTTGCTGCGCCAGCTTCCCAGTTAGCGGTGAAGCCCGCAACCGTTTCGCACCAGGAAGCAGCAGCAGCTACCCTGGCTGCTCTTACGGCTTACCAGGCGTTCATGCATAAAGCGCCGGTGCATCCCGGACAAAGGCTATTGATCCATGCCGCAGCGGGTGGGGTGGGGCATTTTGCGGTACAGCTTGCCAAACATCTGGGCGCTTACGTAATTGGTACTTCCTCAGCAGCTAACAAAGAGTTTGTGTTGAGTCTGGGTGCTGACGAGCATATCGATTATACAACGGAACGTTTTGAAGAAGCCGTCTCGGACATTGATCTGGTGCTGGATCTGGTAGGAGGGCAAAATATAGTCCGTTCGCTAGAAGTGATAAAATCGGGTGGTACGCTGATCAGCATTCCGACCGGCATCTCTGACGAGTTAGCTGCGCAGGCAAAAGCGAACGATGTGACGGCTTTCTTTTTCTTAGTGCAATCTAACGGAGCTGATATGCAGCAGATTGCGACTTTACTGGACCAGGGAGCGCTCAAATCCCACGTTTCGCAGACCTATTCATTCGATAACATGGAAAAGGCCCATTTACAGCAGGAGACGGGTAAAACAAAAGGCAAACTGGTCATTACGTTAGATTAA